From Diprion similis isolate iyDipSimi1 chromosome 5, iyDipSimi1.1, whole genome shotgun sequence, the proteins below share one genomic window:
- the LOC124406348 gene encoding luciferin sulfotransferase-like: MQHEITLFDDEVENLIKKHQTRPEHQGYIKLDGITLPEEFRQFVNTIDNFEVRDDDIWVCSFPRTGTTWTQEMVWCIANDLDFERAKVLLNDRFPYLEITAMMGTPKPSDHRHIPDIKMPEHVIDSIGFCEKLPSPRFIKTHLPFSLLPRQLKRGEKSAKIVYVARNPKDVCISYFHHGKVPHGFKGSFEDWCDLFIKDAVMYAPFWKHVLGYWKQRINNNFLFIKYEDMKRDLPSVIKRTAKFLGKNLTTDQLSILTEHLSFDSMKVNPAVNNEELTAALQKFNPSEEREEFIRRGTTEQWKTEMSPEIIKRFDDWTQENLRGTYFHF; this comes from the exons ATGCAACACGAAATCACCCTGTTCGACGACGAAGTAGAAAATCTCATCAAGAAACATCAGACTAGACCCGAGCATCAAGGTTACATAAAACTGGATGGAATTACTTTACCGGAGGAATTCAGACAATTCGTTAATACCATAGACAACTTTGAAGTTCGCGATGACGATATTTGGGTCTGCAGCTTTCCACGGACCG GTACTACTTGGACGCAGGAAATGGTTTGGTGCATCGCCAATGACTTGGATTTCGAGAGAGCCAAAGTTCTTCTCAATGACAGATTTCCATACTTGGA GATCACTGCTATGATGGGCACTCCGAAACCATCGGATCATCGTCATATTCCTGACATCAAAATGCCAGAGCACGTGATCGACAGTATtggattttgtgaaaaattgccCAGCCCTAGATTCATCAAGACACACCTTCCGTTCAGTTTACTTCCTCGACAGCTgaaaagaggagagaaaagtGCCAAGATTGTATACGTAGCCCGAAACCCTAAAGACGTGTGTATTTCTTATTTCCATCACGGTAAGGTACCCCACGGTTTTAAAGGGAGCTTCGAGGATTGGTGTGATCTCTTCATCAAAGACGCAg TTATGTACGCACCTTTCTGGAAACACGTGCTTGGTTACTGGAAGCAGAGAATCAACAACAACTTCCTATTCATAAAATATGAGGACATGAAAAGG gaCTTGCCGTCGGTAATAAAGAGAACTGCAAAATTTCTCGGAAAGAACTTGACGACCGATCAGTTGTCGATTTTGACCGAGCACCTGAGTTTCGATAGCATGAAAGTGAACCCAGCTGTGAACAACGAGGAACTGACAGCCGCCTTGCAGAAGTTTAATCCGTCCGAAGAACGAGAAGAGTTCATACGGCGCGGAACGACTGAACAGTGGAAAACAGAAATGTCACCTGAAATCATCAAGCGGTTTGACGATTGGACTCAGGAAAATTTGAGGGGTACTTATTTCCACTTCTGA
- the LOC124406343 gene encoding uncharacterized protein LOC124406343, protein MVLCSLLLAALLFAVFKYLKLENVEPIFGVYKQPGRWYYLKYLAFWCILNSRRVFGRLGSRLRQSGYGMKSRATPEEMDKAQELSPHTEAFDAVFFMATNKEGYYLVGGSERRHDGIVNGLFYLVIPGKGLLCSKRIPSTLLHGAKPNEFGAEGIRFTPMVPMKHWRIEYNGSMWFQNEPGNSSNVEIQADWRSSLPYFDFDTDLAIAPTCRAIAREDWSKEYFDSLKAAHQTHYEQMGSLKANINIEGKVYEFEGQAFRDHSYGFKRDWTLMHRYIFHMLFLEDGTMASIGVICQPCTCSTLEAGYVYEPDGSLHPLEWCDLKLYQHGENGTAPKDHAFTFKAGEKVYNVQVNVEYESIHFVGKNWEARMVERFVRYRVNGTVNGRGISEFHYRNKNGRTTD, encoded by the exons ATGGTACTTTGTTCTCTCTTACTAGCAGCTTTGCTGTTCGCGGTATTCAAATATCTCAAGCTAGAAAACGTTGAACCGATTTTTGGAGTGTACAAGCAACCCGGAAGATGGTATTACCTCAAGTACCTTGCGTTTTGGTGCATTTTAAATTCTCGGAGG GTGTTCGGACGTCTTGGCTCACGACTCCGGCAAAGTGGCTATGGCATGAAATCACGTGCAACCCCAGAAGAAATGGACAAGGCTCAGGAACTGTCCCCTCACACAGAG GCATTTGACGCGGTCTTCTTCATGGCAACAAACAAGGAGGGATACTACTTAGTTGGGGGCTCAGAGCGTCGACACGATGGCATTGTCAATGGATTATTTTACCTTGTG ATTCCAGGAAAGGGGCTTCTCTGTAGTAAAAGAATTCCTAGTACTCTACTGCACGGTGCAAAACCAAATGAATTTGGCGCTGAGGGTATTCGTTTTACTCCAATGGTGCCAATGAAACATTGGCGTATCGAGTACAACGGTTCGATGTG GTTCCAAAATGAACCGGGCAACTCCAGCAACGTAGAAATTCAAGCTGACTGGCGCAGTAGCCTTccgtattttgattttgataccGATTTAGCGATAGCTCCAACATGCAGGGCGATTGCGCGAGAAGACTGGAGCAAGGAATACTTCGACAGCCTGAAGGC GGCACACCAGACACACTATGAGCAGATGGGAAGTTTGAAagctaatattaatattgaagGAAAGGTGTACGAATTCGAAGGTCAAGCCTTCAGGGATCATAGTTACG GATTCAAGAGAGATTGGACCCTGATGCATCGGTACATATTTCACATGCTCTTCCTGGAAGATGGGACCATGGCATCGATTGGCGTGATTTGCCAACCTTGCACCTGTTCCAC GCTGGAGGCTGGTTACGTATACGAACCAGATGGGTCTCTACACCCGTTGGAATGGTGCGACCTGAAGTTATATCAGCACGGAGAGAACGGAACTGCGCCGAAGGATCATGCATTCACCTTTAAAGCGG GTGAAAAGGTGTACAACGTTCAGGTCAACGTCGAGTACGAATCCATACACTTTGTCGGTAAAAACTGGGAGGCAAGGATGGTCGAACGATTCGTTCGCTACCGAGTCAACGGCACCGTCAACGGAAGGGGCATCTCAGAATTCCATTATCGCAACAAAAATGGTCGAACTACTGATTAA
- the LOC124406311 gene encoding translocon-associated protein subunit alpha has product MKHFLLLILLAFPATLLTVNNGPLFVNGEEDEIVDDAIDIEADDGTVITDDEIEGETTKASADAETVILFTKPVVSSAATMELPAGVLVEFLVGFTNKGEVDFTIDTVDASFRYPMDFNFYIQNFSTITYNKVVKPNHEATVAYSFIPSEVFAGRPFGLNINLNYRDANGIGFTDAVYNETIQIIELDEGLDGETMFLYVFLAACVILTLVGGQQLLSSFGRKSRFSSGRKAPVEMGTSNPNNVDYDWLPKDTLNRLSKSPRTPKQSPRQRKAKRSAGSDD; this is encoded by the exons gacCGTTATTTGTGAATGGTGAAGAAGATGAGATCGTCGACGACGCAATTGACATTGAAGCAGACGATGGAACCGTTATTACTGACGATGAGATAGAGGGAGAAACAACGAAAGCATCAGCCGATGCTGAAACTGTTATTCTTTTCACAAAACCAGTTGTCTCTTCCGCTGCGACGATGG AACTGCCAGCCGGTGTTTTGGTTGAATTCCTTGTTGGCTTTACAAACAAGGGTGAAGTTGATTTCACCATAGACACTGTCGATGCTTCTTTCCGTTATCCAATGGACTTTAACTTCTACATCCAAAATTTCTCCACAATTACATATAACAAAGTCGTAAAGCCAAACCATGAAGCTACTGTAGCTTATTCTTTCATACCGTCGGAAGTATTTGCTGGCAGACCCTTCGGACTCAACATTAATCTCAATTACAGAGATGCT aACGGAATCGGTTTCACTGATGCGGTCTACAATGAAACGATACAAATTATCGAATTGGACGAAGGACTTGACGGTGAAACAATGTTCCTTTACGTGTTCCTGGCAGCTTGTGTCATATTGACACTCGTTGGCGGTCAACAGTTGTTGTCTTCCTTTGGCCGTAAATCGCGGTTCTCTTCCGGTCGTAAAGCGCCTGTTGAAATGGGCACATCCAACCCCAACAACGTTGACTACGACTGGCTACCAAAAGACACTCTCAACAGGCTAA gtaAATCTCCAAGAACTCCAAAACAGAGTCCGAGACAGAGAAAGGCCAAGCGGTCCGCAGGGTCTGATGACTGA